One Mobula hypostoma chromosome 31, sMobHyp1.1, whole genome shotgun sequence genomic window carries:
- the LOC134339950 gene encoding uncharacterized protein LOC134339950 isoform X2: METNKQSISQAVTLHQNWERNGTKTECEGWASRRSTVWKVIGEARCTVWKVIGEARCTVCKAIGEARCTAWKVIGEPRCTVWKAIGEARCTVRKVIGEPRCTVRKGIGEARCTVWEVIGEVRCTVCKVIGEVRCTVCKAIGEARCTVWKVIGEARCTAWKVIGEVRCTVWKVIGEARCTVGKGIGEARCTVRKVIGEARCTVWKVIGEARCTVWKVIGEARCTVRKVIGEARCTVWKVIGEARCTVWKVIGEPRCTVRKGIGEARCTVRKVIGEARCTVWKVIGEARCTVCKVIGEVRCTVCKVIGEVRCTVCKVIGEARCTVWKVTGEARCTVWKVIGEARCTAWKVIGEARCTVRKGIGEARCTVRKVIGEARCTVCKVIGEARCTVWKVIGEARCTAWKVIGEARCTVRKGIGEARCTVRKVIGEARCTVCKVIGEVRCTVWKVIGEARCTVWKVIGEVRCTVCKVIGEARCTVWKVIGEARCTVWKVIGEARCTVGKVIGEARCTVWEVIGEARCTVWKVIGEVRCTVGKVIGEARCTVWEVIGEARCTVWKAIR, from the exons atggagacgaacaaacagtcgatatctcaggccgtgacccttcatcagaactgggaaagaaatGGGACAAAGACAGAATGCGAAGGGTGGGCGAGCAGGAGGAGTACTGTCTGGAAAGTGATTGGGGAAGCCAGGTGTACAGTCTGgaaagtgattggtgaagccag gtgtacaGTCTGCAAAGCGATTGGGGAAGCCAGGTGTACAGCCTGGAAAGTGATTGGTGAACCCAGGTGTACAGTCTGGAAAgcgattggtgaagccaggtgtacaGTCCGGAAAGTGATTGGTGAACCCAGGTGTACAGTCCGGAAAgggattggtgaagccaggtgtacaGTCTGGGAAGTGATTGGTGAAGTCAGGTGTACAGTCTGCAAAGTGATTGGTGAAGTCAGGTGTACAGTCTGCAAAGCGATTGGGGAAGCCAGGTGTACAGTCTGgaaagtgattggtgaagccaggtgtacaGCCTGGAAAGTGATTGGTGAAGTCAGGTGTACAGTCTGgaaagtgattggtgaagccaggtgtacaGTCGGGAAAGGGATTGGGGAAGCCAGGTGTACAGTCCGgaaagtgattggtgaagccaggtgtacagtctggaaagtgattggtgaagccaggtgtacagtctggaaagtgattggtgaagccaggtgtacaGTCCGgaaagtgattggtgaagccaggtgtacagtctggaaagtgattggtgaagccaggtgtacaGTCTGGAAAGTGATTGGTGAACCCAGGTGTACAGTCCGGAAAgggattggtgaagccaggtgtacaGTCCGgaaagtgattggtgaagccaggtgtacagtctggaaagtgattggtgaagccaggtgtacaGTCTGCAAAGTGATTGGGGAAGTCAGGTGTACAGTCTGCAAAGTGATTGGTGAAGTCAGGTGTACAGTCTGCAAAGTGATTGGGGAAGCCAGGTGTACAGTCTGGAAAGTGACTGGGGAAGCCAGGTGTACAGTCTGGAAAGTGATTGGGGAAGCCAGGTGTACAGCCTGgaaagtgattggtgaagccaggtgtacaGTCCGGAAAgggattggtgaagccaggtgtacaGTCCGgaaagtgattggtgaagccaggtgtacaGTCTGCAAAGTGATTGGGGAAGCCAGGTGTACAGTCTGGAAAGTGATTGGGGAAGCCAGGTGTACAGCCTGgaaagtgattggtgaagccaggtgtacaGTCCGGAAAgggattggtgaagccaggtgtacaGTCCGgaaagtgattggtgaagccaggtgtacaGTCTGCAAAGTGATTGGGGAAGTCAGGTGTACAGTCTGgaaagtgattggtgaagccaggtgtacaGTCTGGAAAGTGATTGGTGAAGTCAGGTGTACAGTCTGCAAAGTGATTGGGGAAGCCAGGTGTACAGTCTGGAAAGTGATTGGGGAAGCCAGGTGTACAGTCTGgaaagtgattggtgaagccaggtgtacaGTCGGGAAAGTGATTGGGGAAGCCAGGTGTACAGTCTGGGAAGTGATTGGGGAAGCCAGGTGTACAGTCTGGAAAGTGATTGGTGAAGTCAGGTGTACAGTCGGGAAAGTGATTGGGGAAGCCAGGTGTACAGTCTGGGAAGTGATTGGGGAAGCCAGGTGTACAGTCTGGAAAGCGATTAGGTGA
- the LOC134339950 gene encoding uncharacterized protein LOC134339950 isoform X1 yields METNKQSISQAVTLHQNWERNGTKTECEGWASRRSTVWKVIGEARCTVWKVIGEARCTVCKAIGEARCTVCKAIGEARCTAWKVIGEPRCTVWKAIGEARCTVRKVIGEPRCTVRKGIGEARCTVWEVIGEVRCTVCKVIGEVRCTVCKAIGEARCTVWKVIGEARCTAWKVIGEVRCTVWKVIGEARCTVGKGIGEARCTVRKVIGEARCTVWKVIGEARCTVWKVIGEARCTVRKVIGEARCTVWKVIGEARCTVWKVIGEPRCTVRKGIGEARCTVRKVIGEARCTVWKVIGEARCTVCKVIGEVRCTVCKVIGEVRCTVCKVIGEARCTVWKVTGEARCTVWKVIGEARCTAWKVIGEARCTVRKGIGEARCTVRKVIGEARCTVCKVIGEARCTVWKVIGEARCTAWKVIGEARCTVRKGIGEARCTVRKVIGEARCTVCKVIGEVRCTVWKVIGEARCTVWKVIGEVRCTVCKVIGEARCTVWKVIGEARCTVWKVIGEARCTVGKVIGEARCTVWEVIGEARCTVWKVIGEVRCTVGKVIGEARCTVWEVIGEARCTVWKAIR; encoded by the exons atggagacgaacaaacagtcgatatctcaggccgtgacccttcatcagaactgggaaagaaatGGGACAAAGACAGAATGCGAAGGGTGGGCGAGCAGGAGGAGTACTGTCTGGAAAGTGATTGGGGAAGCCAGGTGTACAGTCTGgaaagtgattggtgaagccag GTGTACAGTCTGCAAAgcgattggtgaagccaggtgtacaGTCTGCAAAGCGATTGGGGAAGCCAGGTGTACAGCCTGGAAAGTGATTGGTGAACCCAGGTGTACAGTCTGGAAAgcgattggtgaagccaggtgtacaGTCCGGAAAGTGATTGGTGAACCCAGGTGTACAGTCCGGAAAgggattggtgaagccaggtgtacaGTCTGGGAAGTGATTGGTGAAGTCAGGTGTACAGTCTGCAAAGTGATTGGTGAAGTCAGGTGTACAGTCTGCAAAGCGATTGGGGAAGCCAGGTGTACAGTCTGgaaagtgattggtgaagccaggtgtacaGCCTGGAAAGTGATTGGTGAAGTCAGGTGTACAGTCTGgaaagtgattggtgaagccaggtgtacaGTCGGGAAAGGGATTGGGGAAGCCAGGTGTACAGTCCGgaaagtgattggtgaagccaggtgtacagtctggaaagtgattggtgaagccaggtgtacagtctggaaagtgattggtgaagccaggtgtacaGTCCGgaaagtgattggtgaagccaggtgtacagtctggaaagtgattggtgaagccaggtgtacaGTCTGGAAAGTGATTGGTGAACCCAGGTGTACAGTCCGGAAAgggattggtgaagccaggtgtacaGTCCGgaaagtgattggtgaagccaggtgtacagtctggaaagtgattggtgaagccaggtgtacaGTCTGCAAAGTGATTGGGGAAGTCAGGTGTACAGTCTGCAAAGTGATTGGTGAAGTCAGGTGTACAGTCTGCAAAGTGATTGGGGAAGCCAGGTGTACAGTCTGGAAAGTGACTGGGGAAGCCAGGTGTACAGTCTGGAAAGTGATTGGGGAAGCCAGGTGTACAGCCTGgaaagtgattggtgaagccaggtgtacaGTCCGGAAAgggattggtgaagccaggtgtacaGTCCGgaaagtgattggtgaagccaggtgtacaGTCTGCAAAGTGATTGGGGAAGCCAGGTGTACAGTCTGGAAAGTGATTGGGGAAGCCAGGTGTACAGCCTGgaaagtgattggtgaagccaggtgtacaGTCCGGAAAgggattggtgaagccaggtgtacaGTCCGgaaagtgattggtgaagccaggtgtacaGTCTGCAAAGTGATTGGGGAAGTCAGGTGTACAGTCTGgaaagtgattggtgaagccaggtgtacaGTCTGGAAAGTGATTGGTGAAGTCAGGTGTACAGTCTGCAAAGTGATTGGGGAAGCCAGGTGTACAGTCTGGAAAGTGATTGGGGAAGCCAGGTGTACAGTCTGgaaagtgattggtgaagccaggtgtacaGTCGGGAAAGTGATTGGGGAAGCCAGGTGTACAGTCTGGGAAGTGATTGGGGAAGCCAGGTGTACAGTCTGGAAAGTGATTGGTGAAGTCAGGTGTACAGTCGGGAAAGTGATTGGGGAAGCCAGGTGTACAGTCTGGGAAGTGATTGGGGAAGCCAGGTGTACAGTCTGGAAAGCGATTAGGTGA